Proteins found in one Leptospira ellinghausenii genomic segment:
- a CDS encoding DUF6989 domain-containing protein → MKPKFLAEEFLLALYFFVFTILSGIVLFSAPYEAGVKIASLTAFFHVSFVAICIVFHWHTPYRIWKFLLPLSIFMVFPDWFLSAVLQILVFPEDGFFKIGTVSGYMAGLWVIPLFICVYTGIKLEERSVSIIGTGIWVGLVSLFIFGLSEATMWIFGSWYAQNVKMWGHVAYYVLVPEMILGITAYLAYQGFSYSAYLFQIAIGFLVMVLYIGNLSFFYLLIEKIL, encoded by the coding sequence ATGAAACCAAAGTTCCTGGCTGAAGAATTTTTACTCGCTTTGTACTTTTTTGTATTTACCATACTCTCTGGTATTGTTCTTTTTTCCGCTCCCTATGAAGCTGGTGTGAAAATCGCAAGCCTCACGGCTTTTTTCCATGTCAGTTTTGTAGCCATATGTATTGTATTCCATTGGCATACACCATATCGAATTTGGAAATTTTTATTACCACTGTCTATATTTATGGTTTTTCCAGATTGGTTTTTGTCGGCCGTTTTACAGATATTAGTTTTTCCTGAAGATGGATTTTTCAAAATAGGAACTGTCTCTGGTTATATGGCAGGTCTATGGGTCATACCTCTTTTTATCTGTGTTTATACTGGAATCAAACTAGAAGAAAGATCAGTATCTATCATTGGTACGGGGATATGGGTTGGGCTTGTCAGTTTATTCATCTTTGGATTGTCTGAAGCAACTATGTGGATTTTTGGATCTTGGTATGCTCAGAATGTAAAGATGTGGGGGCATGTTGCTTATTACGTACTGGTTCCCGAGATGATTTTAGGAATTACAGCCTACCTTGCCTACCAAGGGTTTTCTTATTCCGCTTACCTTTTCCAAATTGCCATTGGTTTTTTAGTGATGGTTCTTTATATCGGAAACTTATCCTTTTTCTACTTGCTCATTGAAAAAATTCTTTAG
- a CDS encoding LA_2486 family SGNH/GDSL-type esterase produces the protein MKKFFSLPFKFSFVFGILLLLGEGYFRFQQKTPNEELRYKKIHCLEGWSEIRLCPNVKEEFTRRDGKPWDIQTNEMGERITNANLSETNQTTVWLLGDSMAMGYGLPTGQTIAFLLETKYKIKTRVVAVDAIGTNGISNLYLDTYNQSSNKPNFIYWIWNPSDFIDDVREKKGIQNYLYPIHFYLSRNSSLYNSLRPSRQTNVYTNGIPTLYPNTHPTYSFLKTFFQNSIYNKEQWKILFSWGMAPNGTPDTNDPNYNVAKRFFESEGMVTIDLRSETEVLFFQKKQIYIPNDGHPDEDLAKLFAEAIANDYKKSQ, from the coding sequence TTGAAAAAATTCTTTAGTCTACCATTCAAATTTAGTTTTGTTTTCGGTATCCTTCTCCTTTTGGGAGAAGGATACTTTCGCTTCCAACAAAAAACTCCAAACGAAGAACTCCGCTATAAAAAGATACATTGCCTGGAAGGTTGGTCGGAAATCCGACTGTGTCCGAATGTGAAGGAAGAATTCACTCGTCGAGATGGAAAGCCATGGGACATCCAAACAAACGAGATGGGAGAAAGGATAACTAATGCAAACCTTTCAGAAACTAATCAAACAACCGTTTGGTTACTTGGTGATTCTATGGCAATGGGTTATGGATTACCAACTGGACAAACCATCGCGTTTTTGTTAGAAACTAAATACAAAATCAAAACTCGTGTGGTTGCTGTGGATGCCATTGGCACGAATGGAATTTCGAATTTATATTTGGATACTTACAATCAATCTAGTAACAAACCAAACTTCATCTATTGGATATGGAATCCTTCTGATTTTATTGATGACGTAAGGGAAAAAAAGGGAATACAGAACTACCTATACCCCATCCACTTTTACCTATCAAGAAATTCATCACTCTATAACTCACTCCGACCATCACGTCAAACTAATGTCTATACGAATGGAATTCCGACTCTTTATCCAAACACTCACCCTACCTATTCATTTTTAAAAACATTCTTTCAAAATAGTATCTACAACAAAGAACAATGGAAGATTTTATTCTCTTGGGGAATGGCCCCGAATGGAACACCTGATACAAATGATCCGAATTATAATGTTGCAAAAAGATTTTTTGAATCGGAAGGAATGGTTACCATTGACCTACGCTCAGAGACTGAGGTTTTGTTTTTTCAAAAAAAACAAATCTACATCCCAAACGATGGTCACCCAGATGAAGATTTGGCAAAACTCTTTGCAGAGGCCATCGCCAATGACTATAAAAAGTCACAATAG
- a CDS encoding LA_2490 family SGNH/GDSL-type esterase, with product MILNWKRWGAIVLLFPFALLFLEGIFRLANPPALRYYRDVKLLHAYHPDYGVTLAPNESRFVRHYADLWQGQFTTNSLGLRGLEEPIPEKPKLVCLGDSLVMGFGVSDEDTFCSKLDGYEENGTQYQSLNFGVDAYGSLGSYKRLKDLSDKIPNIKKVLFFISPNDFTMPEELRAQGILPDDENDALHENDLEWKNKFRIQFELTRVSYLLQALKLAYEQTKVKWAQTKYIMKMDSNQIMESPLQYLKEAFILPVKKVKCENSDTFICPTPIPNLQIQCSDTPINTNDLEPLPETTTRAYDQMIQFSKDKGFEWIPVLLPMQIEEVYCRQLGKYNRLGNYALRAKRYLESKRIRTLEILPYTDKMCGREFTIHGKTKKAGIQDYYIPGDGHLTKLGNLWASESIRSALKEIK from the coding sequence ATGATCTTAAACTGGAAACGATGGGGAGCCATTGTCCTACTTTTCCCGTTCGCTTTATTGTTCTTGGAAGGGATCTTTCGCCTTGCCAACCCTCCTGCCTTACGTTATTACCGTGATGTCAAATTATTACATGCATACCATCCCGACTATGGTGTCACACTTGCCCCAAATGAAAGCAGATTTGTCCGCCATTATGCGGACCTCTGGCAAGGGCAATTCACAACGAATTCCCTCGGACTACGAGGCTTAGAAGAACCCATTCCAGAAAAACCCAAACTCGTATGCCTAGGGGATAGTCTTGTGATGGGGTTTGGGGTTTCTGACGAAGATACCTTTTGTTCGAAACTAGATGGATATGAGGAAAATGGAACCCAGTACCAAAGTTTAAATTTTGGAGTTGATGCTTATGGTTCTCTTGGATCCTACAAACGCCTAAAAGATTTATCTGACAAAATCCCAAATATCAAAAAGGTTCTCTTTTTTATCTCTCCCAATGACTTTACGATGCCTGAGGAATTACGTGCACAAGGGATTTTGCCTGATGATGAAAATGATGCCCTTCATGAAAATGATCTAGAATGGAAAAATAAATTTCGCATTCAGTTTGAACTTACTCGTGTTTCTTATCTATTACAAGCACTGAAACTTGCGTATGAACAAACAAAAGTAAAATGGGCACAAACAAAATACATCATGAAAATGGATTCCAATCAAATTATGGAATCCCCACTCCAGTATTTAAAAGAAGCATTCATTCTACCTGTAAAAAAGGTAAAGTGCGAAAATTCTGATACATTCATTTGCCCGACTCCCATTCCTAATTTACAAATCCAATGCTCAGATACTCCAATCAATACAAATGATCTAGAACCACTTCCTGAAACCACTACGAGAGCCTATGACCAGATGATTCAGTTTTCGAAAGACAAAGGTTTCGAATGGATTCCAGTGTTATTACCGATGCAAATTGAAGAAGTCTATTGCCGTCAACTTGGCAAATACAATCGATTAGGAAATTATGCTCTCAGAGCAAAACGATATTTAGAATCCAAAAGGATCAGAACTTTGGAAATCTTACCATACACCGACAAAATGTGTGGCCGTGAATTTACCATACATGGAAAAACAAAAAAAGCAGGCATCCAAGATTATTATATTCCAGGTGATGGCCACCTAACAAAACTCGGAAATCTTTGGGCATCCGAATCCATTCGATCTGCCTTAAAGGAAATAAAGTAA
- a CDS encoding MBOAT family O-acyltransferase, whose translation MLFNSVHYLIFAPIVIFIYFLIPKRFQGLWLFIVSLYFYAIFRIPFLILLVFSFVITKLAVDYMEETQSKNKKIFWLNVAVWSNLSLLFVFKYLDFSITVWNQTFSFTPCDPEFVQKSGILLPMGISFFTLQAVSYAVDVYKGVVERAKSIFHFGLFLSFFPQLVAGPILRASDVLHQFLDSKDFTKDNLKHGLKQLFWGIFKKTFIADPVSYVIDPIYANPTEYNWIAMWIAAFLFAVQIYCDFSGYSDIAIGTARILGFHIPKNFDRPFLSGTLSELWRRWHISFSSWLRDYVYITLGGNRRGEILAYVNLFITTFVSGIWHGADWTFVFWGTLHSTMMVVEKFVFKFETMRNAWNKVPRYIQPIYPVGIFVLSCFFFRAKATPEVPTGMGITNIMLERAFTGAVGQFPQMSLSLVVLVGFLFFIDIMQDKKEDRFAFITDNLYFLVPSCILLYITSFIIYSVTVSSPFLYFQF comes from the coding sequence ATGCTCTTTAACTCAGTTCATTATTTAATCTTCGCACCTATAGTCATATTCATTTATTTCCTTATTCCAAAACGATTCCAAGGTTTATGGTTATTCATTGTTAGTTTGTACTTTTATGCAATTTTCAGAATTCCATTTCTCATTTTACTAGTTTTCTCTTTTGTCATCACAAAACTTGCAGTCGATTACATGGAGGAAACCCAATCAAAAAATAAAAAGATTTTTTGGTTAAACGTAGCTGTTTGGAGTAATTTAAGTTTATTGTTTGTATTTAAGTATTTAGATTTCTCAATTACAGTCTGGAACCAAACCTTTTCCTTTACTCCCTGTGATCCTGAGTTTGTTCAAAAATCGGGAATTTTACTACCCATGGGGATTAGTTTTTTCACCCTCCAAGCTGTTTCGTATGCGGTAGATGTTTACAAAGGTGTTGTGGAAAGAGCTAAATCCATTTTCCACTTTGGTCTTTTTTTGTCATTTTTCCCACAACTTGTGGCAGGTCCTATCTTACGCGCAAGTGATGTATTACACCAATTTTTAGATTCTAAGGACTTCACAAAAGACAATCTAAAACATGGATTAAAACAACTCTTTTGGGGAATCTTTAAAAAAACATTCATTGCGGACCCTGTATCTTATGTGATCGATCCAATATATGCAAACCCAACGGAGTACAATTGGATTGCCATGTGGATTGCAGCTTTTTTATTCGCAGTTCAAATTTATTGTGATTTTTCCGGATACTCAGATATTGCAATCGGTACTGCAAGAATTCTTGGATTTCATATTCCTAAAAACTTTGACCGACCTTTTTTATCGGGTACCCTTAGTGAACTTTGGAGAAGATGGCATATTTCGTTTAGTTCCTGGTTGAGAGATTACGTATACATTACGTTAGGCGGAAATCGAAGAGGTGAAATTTTAGCGTATGTAAATTTATTCATTACTACATTTGTTTCTGGAATTTGGCACGGTGCAGATTGGACTTTTGTGTTTTGGGGTACTCTCCACTCCACAATGATGGTGGTTGAAAAATTTGTTTTTAAATTTGAAACTATGCGTAATGCCTGGAACAAAGTCCCTAGATACATCCAACCAATTTACCCAGTGGGCATTTTTGTATTGTCTTGTTTTTTCTTTCGAGCGAAAGCAACTCCAGAAGTCCCCACAGGAATGGGTATCACCAATATTATGTTAGAACGAGCGTTTACAGGCGCGGTTGGCCAATTCCCTCAGATGAGCCTCAGCTTAGTTGTGTTAGTTGGATTTTTATTCTTTATTGATATCATGCAGGATAAGAAGGAAGATCGATTTGCATTTATCACGGACAATTTGTACTTTTTAGTTCCATCTTGCATATTGCTCTACATCACATCGTTTATCATTTATAGCGTAACAGTTTCCAGTCCATTTTTATACTTCCAATTTTAA